The genome window AAAGCTCGACATGCGTTATAGCTTTTTAGACAACCTTTCTTGCATAAAAGGCGGAAGAACAAAAGCTGCCCGATGAATTTCTGGAGTATAATAACGAGTGGAAAATAGAAGTTTTTTAAAGCTAGTTTCAGGATCCCTTCCTTTTGATGCAATCATATAGGTCCATATGCCACCGGGATAGGTTGGAACCAACCCCCAATATATCTTCACCAGAGGGAACATTTTTAAACTTTCCCAATGTCTCTGCTCTCTTTCCGGTTGGAAAAAAGGTGGTTCTATTTGGGAAACTAATACACCATTATCAGAAAGGTGGTCGTAAGCACTCTGGAAAAAATCTTTTGAAAAGAGCGGTTCAGCGGTACCAGAAGGCAAGGGATCAGTGGAATCCATAACAATAACATCGTATATTTCATCTGACAAAGCTAAATACTTTACAGCATCTTCTACCAACACCTCTAACCTTCGGTCATTCCAGTTTCCTAATTTCGGGAGGTATTTACGGCTTACTTCAATAACAGCAGCATCGATATCCACCAATTTTACTTTTTTAACTGGATGTTTTAAGACTTCTCTTGATGCGCCACCATCTCCTCCGCCTACAATGAGTATTTTTTCCGGTTGAGGGTGGGTAAGCAAAGCCGGATGGATCAACATTTCATGATACATAAATTCATCTTTTTCGGTGGTTTGAACAATATCATCTAATAACAAGACTTTTCCGTAAAGATAGGAATCAATGACTTGAATTTTCTGGTAGGGCGAATTTCCCAAAAAGAGGGTTTCTTTAATTTCCAAGCCCAAACGATAATGAGGAATATAGTCTTCATAATACCATAGAGCCATTTCCTAATTAATCCCCCTTTCTATTTCAACGATTTTAACATCTTCGGGATGAAAATATTTTTTTATTAAGGGTAAACTTTGACTGGGTTCACTGCTGGCTTTTAGAAAAATGTCCATGG of Candidatus Atribacteria bacterium ADurb.Bin276 contains these proteins:
- the speE gene encoding Spermidine synthase, giving the protein MALWYYEDYIPHYRLGLEIKETLFLGNSPYQKIQVIDSYLYGKVLLLDDIVQTTEKDEFMYHEMLIHPALLTHPQPEKILIVGGGDGGASREVLKHPVKKVKLVDIDAAVIEVSRKYLPKLGNWNDRRLEVLVEDAVKYLALSDEIYDVIVMDSTDPLPSGTAEPLFSKDFFQSAYDHLSDNGVLVSQIEPPFFQPEREQRHWESLKMFPLVKIYWGLVPTYPGGIWTYMIASKGRDPETSFKKLLFSTRYYTPEIHRAAFVLPPFMQERLSKKL